A stretch of the Chitiniphilus purpureus genome encodes the following:
- the prfB gene encoding peptide chain release factor 2, translating into MEAEQLNQILAHLEDLAARADELKRYLDYPAKRDRLEEVIRLSEDPELWNDPKKAQEIGRERKALEDVVLVLDDVARGASDAGELFEMARGENDFDTCAAIEADAQALEEKIARLEFRRMFSNPMDPNACFIDIQSGAGGTEAQDWAGMLLRMYVRYGERKGFNVEVLEESEGEVAGITSATIKLSGEYAYGYLRTETGVHRLVRVSPFDSNARRHTSFCSVFVYPEVDDSIEIEINPADVRTDTFRASGAGGQHINKTDSAVRLTHIPTNIVVQCQNDRSQHRNRDEAWQMLRAKLYELELRKRMEAQQQLEAGKSDIGWGHQIRSYVFDQSRIKDLRTGYEVGNLKGVMDGDLDGFIEASLKQGV; encoded by the coding sequence ATGGAAGCCGAACAGCTAAACCAGATCCTTGCCCATCTTGAAGACCTCGCCGCCCGCGCCGATGAACTGAAGCGCTACCTCGACTATCCGGCCAAGCGCGACCGGCTGGAGGAGGTGATCCGCCTCTCCGAAGACCCCGAACTGTGGAACGATCCGAAGAAGGCACAGGAGATCGGCCGCGAGCGCAAGGCACTGGAAGACGTGGTGCTGGTGCTCGACGACGTCGCCCGCGGTGCCTCCGACGCTGGGGAACTGTTCGAGATGGCGCGTGGCGAGAACGATTTCGACACCTGCGCCGCGATCGAGGCGGACGCCCAGGCACTCGAGGAGAAGATCGCCAGACTCGAATTCCGCCGCATGTTCAGCAACCCGATGGACCCGAATGCCTGCTTCATCGACATCCAGTCGGGCGCCGGCGGCACCGAGGCGCAGGACTGGGCCGGCATGCTGCTGCGCATGTACGTGCGCTACGGCGAGCGCAAGGGCTTCAACGTCGAGGTGCTGGAGGAATCCGAAGGTGAAGTCGCCGGCATCACCAGCGCCACCATCAAGCTTTCCGGCGAATACGCCTACGGCTACCTGCGCACCGAAACCGGCGTGCACCGGCTGGTACGCGTATCGCCCTTCGATTCCAACGCCCGCCGCCACACCTCGTTCTGCTCGGTGTTCGTCTATCCCGAGGTCGATGACAGCATCGAGATCGAGATCAACCCGGCCGACGTGCGCACCGACACCTTCCGCGCCTCCGGCGCCGGCGGCCAGCACATCAACAAGACCGATTCGGCGGTACGCCTGACGCACATCCCCACCAACATCGTGGTGCAGTGCCAGAACGACCGCTCGCAGCACCGCAACCGCGACGAGGCGTGGCAGATGTTGCGCGCCAAGCTGTACGAGCTGGAACTGCGCAAGCGGATGGAGGCGCAGCAGCAGCTGGAAGCCGGCAAGTCCGACATCGGCTGGGGCCACCAGATCCGCTCCTACGTGTTCGACCAGAGCCGCATCAAGGACCTGCGTACCGGCTATGAGGTGGGCAACCTCAAGGGCGTGATGGACGGCGACCTGGATGGCTTCATCGAAGCCAGCCTCAAGCAGGGCGTGTAA
- the lysS gene encoding lysine--tRNA ligase, translating to MSEQQQALPQDDNQIMAERRAKLAVLREAGPAFPNDFKREHFAADLHAKYGEQEKEALDALAVEVTVAGRMMLKRVMGKASFATVQDGSGRIQFYISRDAVGEDVYASFKTWDMGDILGATGKLMKTKTGELSVEVTALRLLTKSLRPLPDKFHGLSDQEQKYRQRYVDLITNEVSRDTFIKRSRIVQKIREYMVNEGYLEVETPMMHPIPGGATAKPFTTHHNALDMPLYLRIAPELYLKRLVVGGMERVFEINRNFRNEGMSTRHNPEFTMMEFYEAYADYQRMMDLTEGVIRYAAREVLGHTAIEYQGRMVDLSRPFARFTIEEAILHYNPQYTREQLNDRAWLKAEIARLGGKPVLTDGIGGLQLSLFDETTEAQLWEPTFIVDYPAEVSPLARANDADPGITERFELFMVGREHANGYSELNDPEDQAARFQAQVDLKDKGDDEAMHFDADYIRALEYGLPPTGGCGIGIDRLVMLLTDAPSIRDVILFPQMRRED from the coding sequence ATGAGCGAACAACAACAAGCCCTGCCCCAGGACGACAACCAGATCATGGCCGAGCGCCGTGCCAAGCTCGCGGTCCTGCGCGAGGCCGGCCCGGCCTTCCCCAACGATTTCAAGCGCGAGCACTTCGCCGCCGATCTGCACGCCAAGTACGGCGAGCAGGAGAAGGAAGCGCTCGATGCGCTGGCAGTCGAGGTGACCGTCGCCGGCCGCATGATGCTCAAGCGGGTGATGGGCAAGGCGAGCTTCGCCACGGTGCAGGACGGCTCGGGCCGCATCCAGTTCTACATCAGCCGCGATGCGGTCGGTGAAGATGTCTACGCCAGCTTCAAGACCTGGGACATGGGCGACATCCTCGGCGCCACCGGCAAGCTGATGAAGACCAAGACCGGCGAGTTGTCGGTCGAGGTGACGGCACTGCGCCTTCTGACCAAGAGCCTGCGACCGTTGCCGGACAAGTTCCACGGCCTCTCAGACCAGGAGCAGAAGTATCGCCAGCGCTATGTCGACCTGATCACCAACGAGGTCAGCCGCGACACCTTCATCAAGCGCTCCAGGATCGTGCAGAAGATCCGCGAATACATGGTGAACGAGGGGTATCTGGAGGTGGAGACGCCGATGATGCACCCGATCCCGGGTGGCGCCACCGCCAAGCCTTTCACCACCCACCACAACGCGCTGGACATGCCGCTCTACCTGCGCATCGCGCCGGAGCTGTATCTGAAGCGGCTGGTGGTCGGCGGCATGGAGCGGGTGTTCGAGATCAACCGCAACTTCCGCAACGAGGGGATGAGCACGCGCCACAACCCCGAGTTCACCATGATGGAGTTCTACGAGGCCTACGCCGACTACCAGCGCATGATGGACCTCACCGAAGGGGTGATCCGCTACGCCGCGCGCGAAGTGCTCGGCCATACCGCGATCGAATACCAGGGCAGGATGGTCGACCTCTCCAGGCCGTTCGCGCGCTTCACCATTGAAGAGGCCATCCTGCACTACAACCCGCAGTACACCCGCGAACAGTTGAACGATCGCGCCTGGCTCAAGGCCGAGATCGCTCGCCTGGGCGGCAAACCCGTGCTCACCGACGGCATCGGCGGGCTGCAGCTGTCGTTGTTCGATGAAACCACCGAGGCGCAGCTGTGGGAGCCGACCTTCATCGTCGACTACCCGGCCGAAGTGTCGCCGCTGGCGCGCGCCAACGATGCCGATCCGGGCATCACCGAGCGCTTCGAGCTCTTTATGGTCGGCCGCGAGCATGCCAACGGCTATTCGGAGCTGAACGACCCCGAGGACCAGGCCGCGCGCTTCCAGGCCCAGGTCGATCTGAAGGACAAGGGCGACGACGAAGCCATGCACTTCGACGCCGATTACATCCGTGCGCTCGAATACGGCCTGCCGCCCACCGGCGGCTGCGGCATCGGCATCGACCGCCTGGTGATGCTGCTGACCGACGCACCGAGCATCCGCGATGTGATCCTGTTCCCGCAGATGCGCCGCGAGGACTGA
- a CDS encoding polysaccharide deacetylase family protein, producing MHIALQNAGLVRRFCMVLLSGLLAGGDARGETTPAPARFVLTFDDGPSLWREQPTDRILAQLADNPVQPGIKALFFVQTGHQDHGAHPDGQALMQAACAAGHRLAVHTATAAGHVPHPRLAPHELAASLIAGRAAIAARCGAAAPLVRPPDWAFNAQTQAVYAAQGLGMLLTDVNARDGKIYGWNISLRRRGHLRSELARVLAAAQSGRLQPVAGVLPVIVTFHDTNTFTARTMREYLQILVEEARTVGLPLADPPFYAEGDALVQAAQQRATAGVYARTTWP from the coding sequence GTGCACATCGCCCTCCAAAACGCCGGCCTGGTCCGGCGTTTTTGCATGGTGCTGCTGTCCGGGCTGTTGGCCGGTGGCGATGCACGCGGTGAAACCACTCCGGCCCCGGCGCGCTTTGTGCTGACCTTCGACGACGGGCCCAGCCTGTGGCGGGAACAACCGACCGACCGCATCCTCGCGCAGTTGGCGGACAACCCGGTGCAACCGGGCATCAAGGCGCTGTTCTTCGTGCAGACCGGACACCAGGACCACGGTGCGCATCCGGACGGCCAGGCCCTGATGCAGGCAGCCTGCGCGGCCGGCCACCGGCTGGCGGTGCACACGGCCACCGCCGCCGGCCACGTGCCACACCCTCGACTCGCGCCACACGAGCTGGCCGCCTCGCTCATTGCCGGCCGCGCCGCCATCGCCGCCCGGTGCGGCGCCGCAGCCCCGCTGGTCCGCCCGCCGGACTGGGCATTCAACGCGCAGACGCAGGCGGTGTACGCGGCGCAAGGCCTGGGCATGCTGCTGACCGACGTGAACGCGCGCGACGGCAAGATCTACGGCTGGAACATCAGCCTGCGCCGCCGCGGCCACCTGCGCAGCGAGCTGGCCCGGGTGCTCGCCGCGGCGCAGTCGGGTCGGTTGCAGCCGGTGGCCGGGGTGCTGCCGGTCATCGTCACCTTCCATGACACCAACACCTTCACTGCGCGCACCATGCGCGAGTACCTGCAGATCCTGGTCGAAGAAGCCCGCACCGTCGGCCTGCCGCTGGCCGACCCACCCTTCTATGCCGAGGGCGATGCGCTGGTACAGGCCGCACAACAGCGCGCCACGGCCGGTGTCTACGCCCGTACCACCTGGCCGTGA
- a CDS encoding DUF3616 domain-containing protein, which translates to MPRHLKTHAVRLEFSAGTLVHSNLSGAVFVGDDLWVAGDEACGLDRLHRLAPSGREMLRYGAPANFPLAGLLDLPDAADVEADIEGLDVEDGYLWLVGSHGLKRKQPKPGRSEKDNLRRLATLCRDGNRCLLARIPLIEQHGTSTLARHTADGRQAARLRGDTAGNDLTDLLRRDAHFAPYLAIPGKDNGFDIEGLAVRGDRVLLGLRGPVLRGWAGLLELQPVEKKGTLRLAGIGLGEQRYRKHFVHLAGLGIRDLHWHGDDLYLLAGPTMVLDGAIRVYRWEDAAGALAGVADDADAVLWDASRNSMPREIMALPYGVGQDRAEALTQLPPALAPSDAPHWLVLYDAPGAARHDGDYVVFGDVLSR; encoded by the coding sequence ATGCCCCGCCACCTCAAAACCCATGCAGTGCGGCTGGAATTCTCGGCCGGCACGCTGGTGCATTCCAACCTGTCCGGCGCCGTCTTCGTCGGCGACGATCTGTGGGTGGCCGGCGATGAGGCATGCGGACTGGATCGGCTGCATCGCCTGGCGCCTTCGGGCAGGGAGATGCTGCGCTACGGCGCGCCGGCCAACTTCCCGCTGGCGGGCCTGCTCGACCTGCCCGATGCGGCCGACGTGGAGGCGGATATTGAGGGTCTGGACGTCGAGGACGGCTATCTGTGGCTGGTGGGCTCGCACGGCCTGAAGCGCAAGCAACCCAAACCCGGGCGCAGCGAAAAGGACAACCTCAGACGGCTGGCCACGCTGTGCCGCGACGGCAATCGCTGCCTGCTGGCGCGTATCCCGCTGATCGAGCAGCACGGCACCTCCACGCTGGCGCGGCATACTGCGGACGGGCGGCAGGCGGCACGCCTGCGCGGCGATACCGCAGGCAACGATCTCACCGATCTGCTGCGGCGCGATGCGCATTTCGCGCCCTACCTTGCGATTCCGGGCAAGGACAACGGCTTTGATATCGAAGGCCTCGCGGTACGCGGCGACCGCGTGCTGCTCGGGCTGCGCGGCCCGGTGCTGCGCGGCTGGGCCGGGCTGCTTGAATTGCAGCCGGTGGAGAAGAAAGGCACGCTGCGGCTGGCCGGGATCGGTCTTGGGGAGCAGCGCTACCGGAAGCACTTCGTGCATCTGGCCGGTCTGGGGATACGCGATCTGCATTGGCACGGTGACGACCTGTACCTGCTGGCCGGCCCGACCATGGTGCTCGACGGTGCCATCCGCGTATACAGATGGGAAGACGCGGCAGGCGCGCTGGCCGGCGTGGCCGACGACGCCGACGCGGTGTTGTGGGACGCGTCACGCAACAGCATGCCACGCGAAATCATGGCCCTGCCCTATGGCGTCGGTCAGGACCGCGCCGAGGCGCTCACCCAATTGCCGCCCGCGCTGGCGCCGTCGGATGCGCCACATTGGCTGGTGCTGTACGACGCGCCCGGGGCGGCGCGGCACGATGGTGACTACGTGGTGTTCGGCGACGTGCTGTCACGCTGA
- a CDS encoding MFS transporter, translating to MIRSRLAAARVATMLLFLASGASYATWGIHIPTIKARFGLSDAALSVAMFAVAGGAIVTLKPLGAWVARHGSGRASVLGALAFALSLAAIMLIPGFIALLPVLVLFGICNAAYDVAMNAQAATVETAYGKPIMSGFHGMFSLGGMLGAALGGTLVAGGLDPLWHCIGMAVITAAIALGSARVLLPDQPAAPASVAQRGQAQRWLLLVGGLAFLGLVGEGAMYDWSTIYMQETVQATPYWVGWGYAVFSAGMALGRFGGDALRARLGAQRLLTWSGWVGLAGILLALAWPATLPALLGFTLMGLGAANLVPIFFVAASRLDGVSPAEGIASVARLAYVGMLLGPVLIGGIAHLSSLRLALGVVAVCVASIALVGPRTLGSRLETPPR from the coding sequence ATGATCCGCTCCCGCCTTGCCGCCGCCCGTGTCGCCACCATGCTGCTGTTTCTCGCCAGCGGTGCGAGCTACGCCACCTGGGGCATCCACATCCCCACCATCAAGGCCCGCTTCGGACTGTCGGATGCGGCCTTGTCAGTGGCGATGTTCGCCGTGGCGGGAGGCGCGATCGTGACACTCAAGCCGCTGGGCGCCTGGGTGGCGCGCCACGGCAGTGGCCGCGCCTCGGTGCTGGGGGCACTGGCCTTTGCGCTGAGCCTTGCCGCCATCATGCTGATCCCCGGTTTCATCGCGCTGCTGCCGGTGCTGGTGTTGTTCGGCATCTGCAATGCCGCCTATGACGTGGCGATGAATGCCCAGGCTGCGACGGTGGAAACCGCCTATGGCAAGCCCATCATGAGCGGCTTCCACGGCATGTTCAGTCTGGGCGGCATGCTGGGTGCGGCACTGGGCGGCACCCTGGTTGCTGGTGGGCTTGATCCGCTATGGCATTGCATCGGCATGGCCGTGATCACAGCCGCGATCGCGCTGGGTTCGGCCCGCGTGCTGCTGCCGGACCAGCCTGCCGCGCCGGCCAGCGTAGCGCAGCGCGGCCAGGCACAGCGCTGGCTGCTGCTGGTGGGCGGGCTTGCCTTTCTTGGCCTGGTCGGCGAGGGGGCAATGTATGACTGGAGCACCATCTATATGCAGGAAACGGTGCAGGCCACACCGTACTGGGTCGGCTGGGGATACGCGGTGTTCTCCGCCGGCATGGCGTTGGGGCGTTTCGGCGGCGACGCACTGCGTGCACGGCTGGGGGCACAGCGCCTGCTGACCTGGTCCGGCTGGGTCGGGCTCGCCGGCATCCTGCTGGCACTGGCCTGGCCGGCAACCTTGCCCGCGTTGCTGGGGTTCACCCTGATGGGGCTGGGCGCCGCCAACCTGGTGCCGATCTTCTTTGTGGCGGCATCACGGCTGGACGGGGTGAGCCCGGCCGAAGGCATCGCCAGCGTGGCACGGCTCGCCTATGTGGGCATGCTGCTCGGGCCGGTGTTGATCGGTGGTATCGCCCATCTGAGCAGCCTGCGCCTGGCGCTGGGTGTGGTGGCGGTCTGCGTGGCATCGATTGCGCTGGTCGGGCCGCGTACGCTCGGCAGCCGCCTGGAGACCCCGCCGCGCTGA
- a CDS encoding tetratricopeptide repeat protein, whose protein sequence is MTILPSILHDQITVLLEAGDRRFEKGDDHGALAKYREAEALLPSERERFEDSTWVLVAIGDALFQLAQFEPAREALDAARRCPQGEDNPFIHLRLGQCLFEAGALAQAQTHLARAFEHGGLAVFEDEDEKYLTYLQGTR, encoded by the coding sequence ATGACCATCCTGCCCAGCATCCTTCACGATCAGATCACCGTGCTGCTCGAAGCGGGCGACCGGCGGTTCGAGAAAGGCGACGATCACGGCGCGCTGGCCAAGTACCGCGAGGCCGAGGCCTTGCTGCCCAGCGAGCGCGAGCGCTTCGAGGACAGCACCTGGGTGCTGGTCGCGATCGGCGACGCGCTGTTCCAGCTGGCGCAGTTCGAGCCGGCGCGTGAGGCGCTGGATGCGGCACGACGCTGCCCGCAAGGCGAGGACAATCCGTTCATCCATCTGCGCCTGGGGCAATGCCTGTTCGAGGCGGGGGCCCTGGCGCAGGCGCAGACGCATCTGGCACGGGCCTTCGAGCACGGCGGCCTGGCGGTATTCGAGGATGAGGACGAGAAATACCTGACCTATCTTCAAGGCACCCGCTAG
- the ybaK gene encoding Cys-tRNA(Pro) deacylase: protein MSDKTPVTAAVRMLRQHQVAYSEHLYDYEDKGGTAVSARELGVDEHAVIKTLVMEDEHKQPLLVLMHGDCETSTKALARLMGRKSVQPCAPDVAQRHSGYLVGGTSPFGTRKPMPVYLERSVAALPRIYINGGKRGFLVGLAPADLIKVLQPTLVDIAIAHGA from the coding sequence ATGTCCGACAAGACCCCCGTCACCGCCGCCGTCCGCATGCTGCGCCAGCATCAGGTGGCCTACTCCGAGCACCTGTACGACTACGAAGACAAGGGCGGTACTGCCGTGTCGGCGCGCGAGCTGGGGGTGGATGAGCATGCGGTGATCAAGACCCTGGTGATGGAGGATGAGCACAAGCAGCCGCTCCTGGTGCTGATGCATGGCGACTGCGAGACCTCGACCAAGGCGCTGGCACGCCTCATGGGCAGGAAAAGCGTGCAGCCTTGCGCGCCCGATGTCGCCCAGCGCCACAGCGGCTATCTGGTGGGCGGCACCTCACCCTTCGGCACCCGCAAACCGATGCCGGTGTATCTGGAGCGCAGCGTCGCCGCGCTGCCGCGCATCTACATCAATGGCGGCAAGCGGGGTTTCCTGGTCGGCCTTGCGCCGGCGGATCTCATCAAGGTGCTGCAGCCCACCCTGGTCGATATCGCCATTGCCCACGGCGCATAA
- a CDS encoding manganese catalase family protein, whose protein sequence is MFIHNKRLQYTVRVAGSNPGLANLLLEQFGGPQGELAAAMRYFTQAISEDDPGRKDMLLDIATEELSHLEVIGSLVAMLNKGAKGPLAEGIDREATLYREITGAGNDSHVTQVLYGAGAPLTNSGSVPWTAAYIDTIGEPTADLRSNIAAEARAKIVYERLIALTDDPGVKEALGFLMTREIAHQKSFEKALYAIEPNFPPGKLAGDPRFANVYFDMSQGEGDVHGPWNDQSEFQVISDRAQQGAVDGGDGSASVGLTDHEAETLEAAAARTQSNPTAKPITGADLGSTLSGGPGRLQ, encoded by the coding sequence ATGTTCATCCACAATAAGCGCCTGCAATATACCGTGCGCGTGGCCGGCTCCAATCCGGGTCTTGCCAACCTGCTCCTGGAACAGTTCGGCGGGCCGCAGGGCGAACTTGCCGCGGCGATGCGTTACTTCACCCAGGCGATCAGCGAAGACGATCCGGGCCGCAAGGACATGCTGCTCGATATCGCCACCGAGGAGCTGAGCCACCTTGAGGTGATCGGCAGCCTGGTGGCCATGCTCAACAAGGGCGCCAAGGGGCCGCTTGCCGAAGGGATCGACCGCGAAGCCACGCTGTACCGCGAGATCACCGGCGCCGGCAACGACAGCCACGTCACCCAGGTGCTCTATGGCGCAGGTGCGCCGTTGACCAATTCCGGCTCGGTCCCCTGGACCGCTGCCTATATCGATACCATCGGCGAGCCGACCGCCGACCTGCGTTCCAATATCGCCGCCGAGGCACGCGCCAAGATCGTGTACGAACGCCTGATCGCGCTGACCGACGACCCGGGCGTGAAGGAAGCACTGGGCTTTCTGATGACCCGCGAGATCGCACACCAGAAGTCGTTCGAGAAGGCGCTGTACGCCATCGAACCCAACTTCCCGCCCGGCAAGCTGGCCGGCGACCCGCGCTTTGCCAACGTGTATTTCGATATGTCGCAAGGCGAGGGCGATGTCCATGGACCGTGGAACGACCAGAGCGAATTCCAGGTGATCTCGGATCGCGCGCAGCAAGGCGCGGTCGATGGTGGCGACGGCAGTGCCAGTGTCGGCCTGACCGACCATGAAGCCGAAACCCTGGAAGCCGCGGCGGCCCGAACCCAGTCCAATCCCACCGCCAAGCCGATCACGGGTGCGGATCTGGGCTCGACCCTCTCGGGCGGCCCGGGACGACTGCAATAG
- a CDS encoding protein adenylyltransferase SelO yields MKHTFPDLPLAPRFAGLPATFHSQVRSTPLPQARLVAWNTGLAEELGLDPDPAHHAHLAQLLGGNAALAGYPQLASVYSGHQFGVWAGQLGDGRAMLLAEIATPQGIRELQLKGAGQTPYSRHADGRAVLRSSIREYLCSEAMHALGIPTTRALALVSSPQPVRRETIETAAVVTRVAPSFLRFGHFEHFYHRAQHDALRTLADWAITHFFAGCQDAANPYAALLQAVTARTAALIAQWQAVGFCHGVMNSDNMSLLGLTLDYGPFGFMDGFDAGHICNHSDTHGRYAYDEQPHIGLWNLQCLAQALLPLTGQAAAVEALQSYEAHFHAAFGEALRRKLGLLAWREADWTLAAGLMELMQAAHTDWTIGWRALSTLPAHGPAPDALRDLFLDRAGFDAWTAAYQARLVDEGNLDDRARAARMDAANPKYVLRNHLAAQVIQAAEQGDYAPLVRLHDCLAQPFDDAPQYQEYAALPPDWAATLSVSCSS; encoded by the coding sequence ATGAAACACACCTTTCCCGATCTGCCATTGGCCCCGCGTTTCGCCGGGCTGCCCGCCACGTTCCATTCGCAGGTCCGCAGCACGCCGCTGCCCCAGGCCAGGCTGGTTGCCTGGAACACGGGCCTGGCCGAGGAATTGGGGCTGGATCCCGACCCCGCACACCATGCGCATCTGGCGCAGCTCCTGGGCGGCAACGCCGCGCTGGCCGGTTATCCGCAGCTTGCAAGCGTGTACAGCGGACATCAATTCGGCGTGTGGGCCGGGCAACTGGGAGACGGCCGCGCCATGCTGCTGGCCGAGATCGCCACACCGCAGGGCATCCGCGAGTTGCAACTCAAGGGCGCGGGCCAGACGCCGTACTCGCGCCATGCCGACGGCCGGGCGGTGCTGCGCTCGTCGATCCGCGAATACCTGTGTTCCGAGGCCATGCATGCGTTGGGCATTCCCACCACGCGGGCCCTGGCACTGGTGAGCAGTCCGCAACCGGTGCGGCGTGAAACGATCGAGACCGCCGCGGTGGTCACACGCGTGGCGCCCAGCTTCCTGCGCTTCGGCCACTTCGAGCATTTCTACCACCGTGCTCAACACGACGCGCTGCGCACGCTGGCGGACTGGGCCATCACCCATTTCTTCGCCGGGTGCCAGGATGCAGCCAACCCCTACGCGGCGCTGCTGCAGGCGGTGACGGCGCGCACCGCCGCGCTGATCGCACAGTGGCAGGCGGTGGGCTTTTGCCACGGGGTGATGAACTCGGACAACATGTCACTGCTGGGGCTGACACTGGACTACGGCCCGTTCGGCTTCATGGATGGCTTTGATGCCGGCCATATCTGCAACCATTCCGACACCCACGGCCGCTATGCCTACGATGAGCAACCGCATATCGGGCTGTGGAACCTGCAATGCCTAGCGCAGGCGCTGCTGCCACTGACCGGGCAGGCTGCCGCGGTCGAGGCACTGCAAAGCTACGAAGCGCACTTTCATGCAGCCTTCGGCGAGGCGCTGCGGCGCAAGCTGGGGTTGCTCGCCTGGCGCGAGGCCGACTGGACACTCGCCGCCGGCCTGATGGAACTGATGCAGGCTGCCCATACCGACTGGACCATCGGCTGGCGCGCGCTCTCGACGCTGCCCGCGCATGGGCCCGCCCCTGATGCGCTGCGCGACCTGTTCCTCGATCGCGCAGGGTTCGATGCCTGGACTGCCGCCTACCAGGCTCGCCTGGTCGACGAAGGCAATCTGGACGATCGCGCGCGCGCGGCGCGGATGGACGCGGCCAATCCCAAGTACGTGCTGCGCAACCATCTGGCCGCACAGGTGATCCAGGCAGCCGAGCAAGGGGACTACGCCCCGCTTGTGCGGCTGCACGACTGCCTTGCGCAGCCGTTCGACGATGCGCCACAGTACCAGGAATATGCCGCCCTGCCGCCTGACTGGGCCGCCACGCTGTCGGTATCCTGCTCGTCCTGA
- the macA gene encoding macrolide transporter subunit MacA, producing MPFTFPGRLHRLKRFRWWLLALALLAGALFWWYQSGNKPQTPEVLTAPVTRGDLEVSVLATGVIEASKQVDVGAQASGQVTHLAVKLGDRVGKGDLLAEIDPTLSQNALQEAQAALDNLLAQQNAAQLELKLAEQEHRRQTEMLAADATARKEAEDAALQLGIRRAQAAQIAAQIRQTQIRLDSARANLGYTRILAPMQGEVVSITTKEGQTVIATQQAPTILTLANMDLVTVRAQVAEADVTRLKAGMPVYFTVLGAPERRIAARLGVIQPKPETVNNAIFYNALFDVPNPDGLLKLQMTAQVSFVIDARQDVLTIPVTALLPGSDGGAKARGAAPTTRDGERRGRRRPEGAGQQRMVRVQQPDGSIAPRRITVGLNNNVQVQVLSGLKEGEQVVTGGGLNNIQTRQRQGGGPMGGPRIR from the coding sequence ATGCCTTTCACTTTCCCCGGCCGTCTTCACCGGTTGAAACGTTTCCGTTGGTGGCTGCTGGCGTTGGCGTTGCTGGCCGGCGCGTTGTTCTGGTGGTACCAGAGCGGCAACAAACCGCAAACCCCGGAGGTGCTGACAGCACCTGTCACACGTGGCGATCTGGAAGTCTCGGTACTGGCCACCGGCGTGATCGAGGCTTCGAAGCAGGTGGACGTGGGGGCACAGGCTTCGGGTCAGGTCACCCACCTGGCCGTCAAGCTGGGTGACCGTGTGGGCAAGGGTGACCTGCTTGCCGAGATCGATCCCACCTTGTCGCAGAATGCGTTGCAGGAGGCCCAGGCAGCACTGGACAACCTGCTGGCGCAGCAGAACGCCGCGCAGCTGGAACTCAAGCTGGCCGAGCAGGAGCACCGCCGGCAGACCGAGATGCTGGCCGCCGATGCCACCGCACGCAAGGAAGCCGAGGACGCCGCGCTGCAACTGGGCATCCGTCGCGCCCAGGCCGCGCAGATCGCGGCCCAGATCCGGCAGACGCAAATCAGGCTGGACAGCGCGCGCGCCAATCTGGGCTATACCCGCATCCTTGCCCCGATGCAGGGCGAGGTGGTGTCGATCACCACCAAGGAAGGCCAGACTGTGATCGCCACGCAGCAGGCGCCGACCATCCTGACGCTGGCCAACATGGATCTGGTCACCGTGCGCGCCCAGGTGGCCGAAGCCGACGTGACACGGCTCAAGGCCGGCATGCCGGTCTATTTCACCGTGCTGGGCGCGCCCGAGCGCAGGATCGCCGCCCGGCTGGGCGTCATCCAGCCCAAGCCTGAGACCGTCAACAATGCCATCTTCTACAACGCGCTGTTCGACGTGCCCAACCCGGACGGTCTGCTCAAGCTGCAGATGACCGCGCAGGTGTCGTTCGTGATCGATGCCAGACAGGACGTGCTGACCATTCCGGTGACCGCGCTGCTGCCGGGGAGCGATGGGGGCGCCAAGGCACGCGGCGCCGCGCCGACCACCCGCGACGGCGAGCGCCGGGGGCGCCGGCGCCCCGAGGGCGCCGGACAGCAGCGCATGGTGCGGGTGCAACAGCCGGACGGCAGCATCGCGCCGCGCCGCATCACCGTGGGGCTGAACAACAACGTGCAGGTGCAGGTACTGTCCGGGCTCAAGGAAGGTGAGCAGGTCGTCACCGGCGGCGGCCTGAACAACATCCAGACGCGCCAGCGCCAGGGCGGTGGCCCGATGGGCGGCCCGCGGATCCGCTGA